Sequence from the Sulfuricurvum sp. genome:
AGCGTTACACCCAACACAGCAACCCCCGATTCAAAGCGATTGGTTTACATCGTTTCAGACTTGCGAATACCTTTTTGGTCCATCATGGCGAAAGGGATAGAGAAACATGCCGTTTCTTTAGGTTATCGAATCGATATCTACAGTGCTGAAAATGATCCCAAAAAAGAGTTGGAATTTGCCGCCAAAGCACTCAAAGAGAACGTATCGGGGATTATTATTTCCCCCACAACCTCTTCTGCATGCGCCACGATCCTCAAATTGGCAAAACACTCCGGTATTCCGGTCGTTATTTCCGATATCGGAACCGACGGAGGGGAATATGTTTCCTATATTTCATCCAATAATCGTGAAGGAGCGTACCAAATCGGGATGGTTTTAGCGCATGAACTTCAAAAAAAAGGGTGGGGGAAATCGGAAATAGCGATTATTGCGATACCCCAAAAACGTTTGAACGGTCAAGAACGTACTGCCGGTTTTATGCAAGCCATGAATGAATCAGGGATTAAAAATAGCGATATCAGACAGCAGGCAACCT
This genomic interval carries:
- a CDS encoding substrate-binding domain-containing protein; its protein translation is MNQMNKKLLLAVFSILLISFSLFYINYFEKKDQNDLNTTLLTHSSVTPNTATPDSKRLVYIVSDLRIPFWSIMAKGIEKHAVSLGYRIDIYSAENDPKKELEFAAKALKENVSGIIISPTTSSACATILKLAKHSGIPVVISDIGTDGGEYVSYISSNNREGAYQIGMVLAHELQKKGWGKSEIAIIAIPQKRLNGQERTAGFMQAMNESGIKNSDIRQQATFSYEETYIYSKELINNNPKLRALWLQGSDRYQGALDAIRDSGKKDQILLLTFDAEPEFLQLIPKGILVGSAMQQPYLMGEQSVQVMVDHLHHKPVEKNIKLPVLAISSENIKENMALIERNVMGVND